In Haliscomenobacter hydrossis DSM 1100, the DNA window CATCTCCTGCCAATTCCATTTCGCGTTTTAAGCCTTCTTGTTCAATTTGCCGCTTGAACAAGCGCTTGTTTTCCATGGCCACTGCAATGATGTTGGTAATGGTGGTGATGATTTGCACTTTGTTGTACATGTCATCGTCTTCGGCAAAGCCACCAATAAAAACGTACGCAATCGCGGTGTCTTTGTGGCGGACTGGAATGACCACATCAAACTGACGCATGAGCGCGGATTCGGTTTCTTCCAGGTTGCGCAGGCGGGTGTATTGGGGTAGATATCCCGTGATGTCCTCACTCAATAAATTGGCGGGAATACCCAGGGAAGTGGCGCAGCGCCACTCCTCTTCTTCTTTGACAAAAAGGGCCATTTTTTTAATGCCCATTTCCCAACTCAAAAACGAACTGTACATGTCGTACAACTCCGCACCCGAAACATTGTTGTTGATGGCCTGAGTAATGCTCAACAGGCGATTGATCTGCAATTGTTTCAAATGCAGTTCTTTTTCCAAGTTCTCAACGTTGGACAGCCGGTTGCGGATTTCAGAAAACTCAGCCATAATCGCGATTAACTAAAAAATTGAACACTAGTGTGATCGTTTTACACCGTGAAGATAAAGTGGAGAAAGGAAAAATAAACGTTTTTTGTGAAATGGTGTTATTATCTTACTTAAATTTGTTTGTTTTTATCCTTGTTGATTGGCCCTACCCTTGGTTTTCTATTTTCCAAACCGGCAAAGAACCCTCGAGAATGTTCATACAACTCCTCCTAGCCATTTTTCCGGCCATTCTAATTGCATGGATCATTTATCGCTCCGATCGGCATGAGCGGGAGAAGTGGTTCCCACTCACCTTGTGTTTTTTTCTGGGGATGCTGATTACCATTCCGGTAATGAAAGTGCAGGAAACATTTTACAACTGGGGTATTGACGACCCCGAAAATTTATTCTGGGTTTGTTTCAATTCATTTCTGGTCGTAGCCTTCACGGAAGAATTGTTCAAGTTTTTAGCTTTATTCTGCTTTCCTTACTGGCGCCCTTTTTTTAATGAACCGCTGGATGGCATCATTTACGCAGTGATGATTAGCATGGGTTTTGCCCTATTGGAAAATGTGCTATACGCCATGGAATTTAGCATCTCCACCACGGCTTTGAGGGGAATCACTGCAGTACCGGCACATGCCGTTTTTGCGACCATGATGGGGTACTTTGTTGGAAAATCAAAATTCAAGACCCAGCGCAAAACCCAAGGTCGGTTTCTGATCATGGGTTTAGGCATAGCGGTATTGGTGCATGGGCTGTATGATTTTTTCATCATCCAGGAATTCTACGATTGGCTCATCCTTTTGGCCATCGTGACCTTAGTGATCAGCATCTTTTTTGCCATGCGCATGTTCAAAGAGGAGCAGGAGAAATCGGCTACACTTTGGCAAAAAAATCATCCAGAAGAAACCATTGATGAGTCTGAAGAAATTGAATCGAACCCTTAAAACGAGCGCATGTTGCAAAGCGTCGGGATCGGGCCATTGCAAAAAAATGGACTTTCTCCTTTCTGCTTTGACATTTTTGTATAATTTTACCGGAAAGTGAAAATTTTTAAAGCAGTGGATTCAATTCATCGCTTCAAAGTTGAAGGCATCGCGGGAAAGAAGATCGATTTCGCTGATTTTAAAGGCAAGAAAATACTCGTGGTCAATGTAGCTTCAGAATGTGGCTACACCCCACAATATGCACAATTGCAAGAGCTCTACGAAACTTATAAAGAAAAATTGGTCATCGTGGGGCTACCCTCCAATGACTTTGGGGGACAAGAGCCCGGCTCTAATGCAAGCATCGCAAATTTTTGTAAAATGCGTTACGGGGTTAGTTTCCCCATGACCACCAAAGTTCACATAAAGGGTGTAGAAATTCATCCTTTGTACCATTGGTTGACCCATAAAAGTCAAAATGGCGTGATGGATTCGGAGGTCAAATGGAATTTTCAAAAATACTTGCTGAACGAAGATGGTCAACTCATCGATACTTTTCCTTCCTCACTTAGTCCACTTGAAGAGCCCCTTCTAAGTCGGATCAGTGAATAAAACCTTCTACCTGAAGCACTTTTTGTAGTTACTGCACGGATGCTGGTGTTCGTTTTTATACAATGAACATCCGGCACTTAACCCTAAAGTCAGCATGCGCTTTCAGGACATCGTAGGACAAACAAATACAATTGGCACTTTGCAGTACATGGTTGATGCCAACCGTTTACCGCATGCGTTATTGTTGCTGGGTCCTGCTGGTATTGGCAAGCGTACCCTGGCCTTGGCGCTTATTCAGTACCTGCTTTGTACCAATCGAAGCGACGGGGACTCGTGTGGGCAATGTCCTTCTTGCCTCAAAACTTCGAAACTGATCCATCCCGATGTTCATTTCTCCTTCCCGGTGGTTGGTGCAGGCATGACCAGTGACAAGTTTATGCCCCAGTGGCGGCAGGCCATCCACGAAAATCCCTACATGGATAGCAATCAATGGTTGCAATTGATTGGCGCGGAAAACAAACAAGGCAACATCAACAAGGATGAGTGCCAAAACATCATCCGCAAACTCAGTCTCAAAACCTTTGAAGCTCCGGTTAAAACCTTGATTCTCTGGCTGCCCGAATATTTGGGCAACGAGGGCAACCGCCTGCTCAAATTGATTGAAGAACCACCACCGCAAACCCATTTTATCCTGATTGCTGAAAACTCCGAGTTGATCCTCAATACGATCCTCTCCCGTTGTCAGTTGGTCAAAATTCCTTTGCTCAAAGATCAGGATGTAGTAGATGGCTTGTCACGTTGGGAACTCGGTACCAACGATAAGGCCTGGGGCATTGCCCACCTGGCCAATGGCAATTTCAATGAGGCGATCACTATTGCGGGCAATAAAGTGAGCAATGATGCTGGTCTGCTGTTGGACTGGCTGCGCAAATGTTACAAAGGCTACGGCCCGGATTTGGTAAAGTGGAGTGAAAGCTTTGCCACTCTGGGAAGAGAAAACCAGAAGCATTTTTTGCTTTATGGCTTACACTTCATGCGTGAATTCCTCATCATGCTGGCTACCGGCAGCTCCAACGCCCGACTACAGGCTGAGGAACTGAGCAGTGCCCAGAATTTGGCGAAAGTGCTGAACATAGACCAAGTTGAACAAATAGTACGTTTATTCAACGATTGTTATCAATACGTGGAGCGGAACGCCAACCCAAAAATTCTTTTTTTGGACGCTTCCATCCAACTACATAAAACCATGAAACGATGGGATGTTTAGGTTGTACAAGTTGTGGAACCAGTAGCGGAACCAAAGGTTGCAACAGCAATGGCGGCTGTTCAACGGGTGGTTGCAACCGCCTCAATACTTATGACTGGCTGTCCAGTTTGGATATCATCGATATCGATCCGCTGAATATAGTAGAACTGAGTTTCAAAAATGGCGTACGAAAACAGTTTTATCGGGTAGCCGATCAAGTACGCGTCGTCACGGGCGATATGGTCGTAGCCGAAACGGGAAATGGATATGATGTGGGCAAAGTGAGCCTTTCGGGTGAACTGGTGCGCTTACAAATGAAACGACGCCGGGTTGACGAACGTTCTTTGACCAATTTTGTGCTGCGCCGTGCCAACGAGCGCGACCTTGAACGCCTTCAGGAGGCTCGGGAAGCCGAGCTACCAACGATGGTCAGAGCCCGTGCTATTGCCCGTACGCTTGGCTTGGACATGAAAGTTGGCGATGTAGAATATCAGGGCGACAAGCGTAAAGCTACTTTTTATTATACCGCAGATGGTCGGGTAGATTTCCGGGAATTGATTCGGCATTTTGCCAAGGAATTCCGGGTAAAAATTGAAATGCGCCAAATCGGTGCCCGTCAAGAATCCGCCCTGATTGGGGGTATCGGATCTTGTGGACGCGAATTGTGCTGCTCTACCTGGCTGACCGACTTCAAATCGGTCTCTACTGCGGCAGCCCGGTACCAAAACCTGGCCATCAATCAGGTGAAACTATCGGGTCAATGTGGCCGACTCAAGTGCTGTCTCAACTATGAGCTGGATACTTATCTGGACGCATTGTCGGATTTTCCCAGTGGTGCTGATCGCCTGGTGACCCAAAAGGGTTCAGCGACCTTGATCAAAACCGATATTTTCAAAAAAATACTCTACTACGTTTATGACCACGAACGTGGCCGTGGAGCGATCTATCCGCTGGATCTGAGCAAGGTGAAGGAGATTCAGGAAATGAATTCCCGGGGTGAAAAGCCAGAACAGTTTGACGTTGCTGCCACCACCAATTTTGTCCCTGAAGAAGATGTATTTGTGGACGTAACGGGTGAAATCGAACTTCCCGACGACAAAAAACGCCGCAAAAAGAAAAAGAAAAAACGGCCACAAGAGCGAGGTGGAGAAGGGGATACCCAAAATCGGGATGAGCGGCCGAGATCACCAGGTGGTCAAAATCAGGGACAAGGCCGATCTGAAAACCGTCGCCCCGATCAGCAGCGCAGCAACCAACAACCGCCAAGAGGGAACAATAATCCTACTCAGGAACCCAGAGGTAAGAATCCACAGGGACCAAGGCCGAATAACGACCCAAACAACCGCAGCGGAGGCAACCCACAAGGACCAAGACCCAATAACGATCCAAACAATCGCAATAGTGGAGGTGGCAATGCTGGTGGAGGAGGACGTCCCAACCCACGGCCACCACAGCCCCCGCGCCCACCGCAAAACCAGGGTGAAACGGGAAACAAAAACAATCCGCCAGAGAACAATGCCGGTGGAAGTGATACTCCAGCCCAAGGTCAGGGAGGAGATAACCGGAGAAGAAAGAACAAGCGCCGCCGGTAGGGGCATCCCTGTGTGGGTGCCCTTACATTGGGCGACCACACAGGGTCGCCCTTACATTTTTCCGGCCACGGCTGTTGCAATACCCGCCATTTCTTCAGGACTTACCTCTACGGGTGGTTTGGTAAAAGTGATGTCTTGCAGGCTATTGAGCGGAATCAGGTGGATGTGCACGTGCGGCACTTCGATTCCGATCACCGCCATACCAATGCGTTTGCAGGGTACCGTAGCTTCCAGGGCTTTGGCGACTTTTTTGGCAAACAAATGCAAGCCCGTCAGTTGCTCATCTTCCAGGTCAAAGATGTAGTCTACTTCTTTTTTAGGAATGACCAAAGTGTGCCCCACGGCCATGGGACGAATGTCTAAAAAAGCGAAATAATCCTCGGTTTCTGCAACCTTGTGGCAAGGGATTTCGCCATTGATGATGCGGGTAAATATAGAAGCCATGTTGTTGATGTGCTAATTTACTGATGTGCTAATGGGTTAATGTGCTAATCTACATCAGCACATTAACCCAACAGCACATTAACCCATTAAATAGAGATATCGACGATTTTGAATTGCATGTCTCCATTAGGCGTTCTTACCGTAGCGGTTTCGCCGATGGTTTTGCCCAAAAGACCTTGTCCCATGGGAGAACTTACCGAAACCTTTTTGGCTTTGAGGTCAGCTTCCGATTCAGATACCAACTGGTAAGTAATTTTGGCTTTATTTTTCGTGTTCATGATGGTCACTTTAGCCAAAACAGTAACTTTTGATGTATCTACCTCACTAGCATCCAATACCCGGGCATTGGCCAGCTGTTTTTCCAAGTCATTGATGCGCAATTCCAATAAACCTTGTGCCTCTTTTGCTGCATCGTATTCGGCATTTTCAGAAAGGTCTCCTTTTTCACGCGCCTCGGCAATTGCGCGAGCCGCTTCTGCACGACCCCGTGTTTTCATATCGTCAAGCTCTCCCGTCAATCTTTCAAATCCTTCCTTGGTTAAATAGTTGATTGTCATAACACATAAATTTTCCAATGATTAAACGCCTTCCCCAGCCGGGCCTATTTGCCGACCGAATTCCAATTTTCATCCTTGTTGTAATGGGAAAATCGCAACTTGGACTACAAGATTTGGGTGGGTTGTGAACTGTAACTTTTTTTTGATGGGTTACAGTTTTGCTTGTCATCAAACCGCTGGGGACTTACAGTCTGCCCAATCTGTGGGTTCCTGCGTAGAAAAAAAACAAGAACGCTTCCATCCTGTCCGGATGAAAACGTTCTTTTGGTTCTTTGTGCAAATATATAATAAAATAGTCGTAATGCGCAAGTGAAAAGCGCGTAAGGATGCAAAGAGTGCAATTTTTTTGCACCCGGATTAAGTATTCAGTGGTTTGTTTTGATTTATGAAATAAAATGTTTAATTTTCGCGTCGGATTTAAAACTCCTTCAATGCCTTTCAATTAGCAGATTACACAGCCTCTGATTATTTTTTTACCAACAACAGAGGCTAGTTATGAAGTACACACCACGTCAATTCAGTTTTGCGCAATACCTGATGCGTCGCGTCGGGTTTTTGCATCAACAAGACATCGATGCTTATTTGCAGCACTTGCTTTTGGTCAAGGGGCGCTACCATGTTAATCCTAAAGCCAAAAACCCTTTCAAACGCTGGCATTATTCAGCCAAAGCATGTATGGATGCGCTATTGGCCGAAGTTGAACTCAAAAAATCGCCAAAACAGATTCCTTTGCGTCAACCATCAGGCCCATATTTTTCCGCTACCAGTCTGGCGCGTTATGCTTTTTGTGTGTCAGCGTTTTCAATTGCTGACGCATTTGAGCAAGGTTCTGCGGTATCCAACGAATGGATCAAACTTGGAGAAAATCTGCACCAAACCCTGCGTTTGAGCGCACAACATGCCAACTATGGAGAAAATCGAGATCCCTTTTACCGTCGAGCCTGGCAAAACCCAGCCATTGGTAAAATTTTTCGATCTGAACCCATTTATATGGGGCATGCGGAGTTGGCAAAGTTGTTTTTCAACGATGAAACCGGTTTTGCGGGTAGTCCTGACTATATTTTTAGAGACAGGGAAGGATTATTCTTTGTCGTGGAAGAAAAATTCATCCAACAGCGCGATCCCATGAATCCTTCAGCATTAAGGCTGGATAAGGAAGAACTAAAGGGCATTTTGGAAGAAAAAAATTTGGAAAGGCAACAACAGTGGGAAAAACTGGCCTTTTATTTTTTCGACAACCACATCGTGCAAGTGCTCGCCTATCTGTATAACCTCGTTGAGTATCCGCTGAGCTACGGTTATCTGGTGTATTGGCTATACGATTTTAAGGATGGCGAACCCTATGTACACAAGGCCGGGGTAAAAAAACTGAGCTTAACCAACGAGACCATGGCCCTGTATCAGCGCTACCTCAACGAAATGCAAACGTTCAAAGAGCGAGGCAATATTAATTTTGATGTGCTGAAGGTCAATGCAAAAAAGTGTGCGGCCTGCTCGCTTAGCCCTTACTGTATGCACAAAACCAAACGTTTCCATACTGTGCATTATCCTTATCGGAGTGCCGACTTGCGTGTGTATGCCGCCGAATTTCCCAGTGTTTTGCGGAGTGAATTGCCCGGAAACGGTTTCTAGACCAGCATGAATTACCAAATCTGGTATTGTTCCAGCTGGATGGCCTCCCCGTAAAACAAACGGGTCGTCTCTTCAAAAGATTTGGTGTAATCGGAAACGTAAAAACGGTGGGGATGCTGCTTTTCAGGATTGAGCAATCCGTTTTGTGCAAGTTTGAAGGCCACCTCTTCGGCCACAACCCGAGTAGAGTCAAAAACCTCAACCTGGTGCTGAAAATAATCGTCAATTTCCGGACGAATCAAGGGGTAATGGGTACAGGCGAGCAAGAGGGCTTCAATGTCTACAAATCCAGGGTGCGCGAGGTACATATCCAAAATGGCCTTACTGGCCTGGTTGTGTACAAAGCCTTCTTCAATCATCGGTGCCAGTAGTGGGGTTGCCAAGGATTCTACATTCAGCGTGGGTGATACCCGGTGTAGTTGTTTGTGGTAAATACCCGATTGGACAGTGGCTTTGGTGGCAATAACGCCTACTTTGTCGAAGCCTCTTTTGGCAACTGCGCTGACCAGGGGATCTACCACATTGACAAACAAGGCTTGATCCCGAAAAAACTCCAGGAGCACGTCATAACCCGCCGATGAGGCAGAATTACAAGCGACCACGATCATTTTACACCCTTGATCGAGCAGGAATTTACTGATGCGCAAACAATAATAGCGGATGGCGTCGGCAGATTTGTCGCCGTAAGGAAGGTGGGCAGTATCGCCAAAATAAATGATTTCTTCGTTCGGTAACTTTTTAACGATGGCATTGGCAACCGTTAAACCTCCAATTCCAGAATCAAAAACGCCAATAGGTTGGGATGCGGTAGTCATTTAAGGTTCGAGGGTTCGAGGGTTCGGGAGGTCGAGGGTTCGGAGGTTCGGAGCCATAAACCCACCAACCTTCGAACCCACGAACCTTAAAACCCTGCTTTTTACTGCGTAAGTCCCAGCTTTTTCTTTACCAATGGAGCTACATCCATAGCTGCATCAAAATAAAGCAAAATGCCTTGGTCGAAGACGTACTGGTATCCATTTTCGGTTGCAACCGCTTTAACCGCTGCATTGAACTCGTCCAAAATCGGCTTCAACAGCGCATCTCTTTTGGTTTGCAGTTGCTGCGTCATTTCTTGCTCGTAAGCCAGAATCTTTTGACGCTCTTCCTCCAACTTTTTTTCTTCTTCTTCCTGAGCCTTTGGTGGTACTTCACCAGCCTCTACTCTCTTCTGAAAGTCCTGTACTTTAGTCTGAAAGGCAGTGACCATATCCTGGCCTTTCTTTTGCAATTGCTTTTGGAAAGCCTCCATGTCCGAATCAGCCTGCTTCACCTTTGGCAACTCTGCCATCATGGCTTGAGAATTAATATAGCCAAACTTTTGGGCTTGTAGGGCTACCGTACAAAGTAAAGCGATGATTAAAAAACTGCCAGTCTTCATAAACTTGCTCATTGTTGTCCGTATTTGCGATTATAAATTTTCGATCCGTTCGAAAACCGCGCAAAAATAATCTTTTTCGGATTATTTCAAGCGATTGATAATATCCTCCGTCTTGTCGTACTGAGGGTTAGAAAAAATCATGCCCGCCGAGCCACCTTTGTCAAAGATAAAATCGTAACCCCGTTCTTTGGCGTACGCTTCAATCGCGGCATAAACGCGGTCTTGAATGGGCTGCACCAGTTCTTTGCGGCGCAAGAAAAGATCTCCGTCGGGAGAAAAGCGTTTGCGTTGCATTTCGCGCACTTCTTTTTCCTTGTTCATGATCTCGTCTTCACGTTGCCTGCGGGCCTCATCACTCAAAAGGACTTGCTCTGCTTGAAAACGGTTGTATAGGCTCTTAATTTTGTCGTATTCCTGCGCAATTTCTTGTCGCCAACGGGATGCCATTTTGTCCAATTCCTCTTCAGCGGCCTTGTATTCGCCGACGCTTTCGAGGATACGTGATACGTCTACACTGGCAATGCGTTGCGCCTGAACCGCCATGGCGAAGGCTGGAACTAAGGCCAGTACCAATAGTGCTTTCTTAATGAGGTTGAATGTTTGCTCCTTCATGGAAGATTCTTTTTGTTTTTGTGACGAAAATATGCAATAATGTAACGGAATGTAAGTCGAAAAGGAAAGGGGATGTGCCGGGTTTAACGAATGCTTAACCAAGGAGGGTTCGAGGGTTCGTGAGTTCGAGGGTTCGTGAGTTCGAAGGTTCGGGGGTTCCAGCCCATACCTTGACTGGGGTCTGGAACCCCCGAACTCACTAACCTACGAACCCTCTTTCTGCCAATTCCTCACCCAAACATCCGTCTGGGTGTAAGGGATTTCGATTTTATTTTCGCGAAACTTTTGCTCAATCCCTAAGCGGATATCACTTTTTACATCTTCGATGCGCATGAATTCATTCGACCAGAAATAGACTTCAAAATCCAGGCTGGAATGGCCGAACAACACCAGGCGGGCACTGACTTCGGGGGTGGGTAAAACTTTAGGGTGATTTTGGGCAACTTCTTTGAGCAATTTCATAACTAGCTGGGTGTCTGCCCCATAAGCTACACCTACCTCTACCTGGAAACGAGCAAGGTCATCACCGTGGCTCCAGTTGGTCACGTTGTCGATGACCAATTTGGAATTAGGTACGATTACACTGCGGTTGTCGCGGGTTTGCACAACTGAAGTACGGGGACCAATGCGGCGTACTTTTCCGACCAGTCCGTCGATTTCCACCCAATCGCCCACTTCTATCGAGCGTTCAAAAAGCAGTAAAATCCCGGAAAAAAAATCGTTAAAAGTTTGTTGCAAACCTATCCCCACTCCTACGAGCAAAGCAACCGTCCCACCTGCAATTACCGTAATATTGACGCCTACAAAATGCAGAGCAATAAGGCCTGCAACAAAATAAATAAGGTAGTTGACCAATTGATTGAAGGCGAACTGAGAACCAATGTTGACATTCCTACGCCGATAAAAATTGCCCAAAAAAAGATGCACAATGATCCAGATGACCAGCTGCGCAAGGAGAATGACCAACGCAGCGCCCAGGACATTGGAAATCCGCAAAGCGTAGAGGTTTTTCCCGATTTTTCCCTCAAAAAAGGTAAAATCGGTATTAAACAGGCGCAACAAAAACAAACAGGTCACTACATACACCGCATATTTGATGTAGCGGTTGGAGGTATTCCAGGTGCGTTGAAGGCCACTGGTGCCACCCATGAGGATGGGATTTTTTAAATTTTCTTGAGCCTTGAAAAAACCGCGTAAGATCACCCGTCCCAAAATGAGGTCGACAATGAAGGCGATTTGCCACAACATCAAGCCTTGTATCAACGTAGATACATTGATCCGGCGGATATGATCCTCATATAAGGTATGATCCATCTTGCTGACCCACATCCAGCTTAGTACGATGCCATATAAAAACAGGGGTTGAAATCGCCGACGAACCTGCCTGCGCCGGGCCTGTTCTACCTGAAAACGCCGAAACAATTTGGGCAATATCCAGAACAAAACCAACCAATCGAGTATCAGCAGGCCAAGCACCAATAAAATGCCAAGTGTTAATTGTCCTCCACTTATTTGGAAACTACCTATTTGGAAGAGTATTTTGGACCAGAAGTTTTCCATATTCGTTAATTCAACACAAGTATTAGACTTTAGGAACATAAAGTCTATCAAAGAACGATAAAAAAAAATGATCATCCAAGGCCAGATCATCGATATTCATTTGCGTCGGATTTTTCCGGGGGAAGTACAGGTTTCTCAAGGACGCATCAAAAGCATTCGCCCCTTGGCTTCGGCCCCCCAACGGTACATCTTGCCAGGTTTGGTAGATGCTCATGTGCACATCGAAAGTTCGATGCTGGTGCCTTCCGAATTCGCCCGTTTGGCCGTAGTACACGGCACGGTAGCAACGGTATCCGATCCGCACGAAATTGCCAATGTTTTGGGCATCGCAGGAGTGGAATACATGATCCAAAATGGGCGATTGACCCCCTTTAAGTTTTATTTTGGTGCACCATCCTGTGTGCCTGCTACCGGTTTTGAAACCGCCGGAGCCAGTATTGATGCCAGTGGAGTCAAAACTTTGCTCAACATGCCAGAAATCAAATACCTGGCTGAAATGATGAATTATCCCGGCGTACTGATGGCAGATGAAGAAGTGATGGCCAAAATCAACATTGCCCAACAACTGGGCAAACCCATCGATGGACATGCTCCCGGAGTGATTGGCATGGACGCACAACGGTATTTTGGCGTAGGCATCAGCACCGATCACGAGTGTTTTACTTACGAAGAAGCGCTTGAAAAACTAAAACTGGGAGTAAAAGTCATCATCCGGGAAGGAAGCGCCGCCAAAAATTTCAATGCCCTGATTGAACTTTTGCCGCAATATCCCAAGCAAATCATGTTTTGTTCAGACGATAAACACCCCGATGATTTGATCCATGGGCACATCAACCAGTTGATTGCGCGGGCCTTGATGAATGGCTGTGATTTGTACGATACCATCCGGGCCGCTACGCTTAATCCGGTTTTGCATTACCAACTGGAAGTGGGTTTGTTGCGCGAAGGTGATCCGGCAGATTTGATTGTGGTGGAAGATTTGAGCACCTTTGAAGTCGTGGAAACCTACATCAATGGTCAAATGGTGGCCCGCCGGGGGCAAACCATGCTGGGCTCTGCCAAAGCGGAGATGCCGAACCATTTTAATACCGAATTAAAAACCCCGGAAGACTTTGTGGTAAAAGCCCAGACAGGAGCAGCCGTAAGGGTCATCGAAGCTTTGAACGGGGAGATCGTAACGCGGAGTACAACCGTTAAATTATCGATTAGCAAAGGTTGTGTATGCAGTGACCCTGCTCAGGATGTGCTAAAGATTGCGGTGGTCAATCGCTACAAAAACGCTGCTCCGGCCATCGCTTTCATCAAAAACTTTGGACTAAAAGAAGGCGCCATCGCCTCCTGCGTAGGACATGATTCGCACAATATCATTGCAGTTGGGGTGGATGACGCCTCCCTTTGTGCCGCGGTCAATGCCATCATCCGCAATCGGGGCGGCATCTCGGCGGTAAATGCAGCGGGTGAAAAGGTTTTGCCCTTGCCCGTTGCGGGCATTATGACCAATGCCGATGGTTACCAAACCGCCAAATTGTACAGCGAAATCGATCATTTTGTCAAAAACACCCTGGGTTCCACTTTAAGCGCACCATTTATGACCTTGTCCTTCATGGCATTGTTGGTCATTCCTGACCTCAAAATCAGTGACTTGGGTTTGTTCAGTGGAAAAGAATTTGCTTTTGTGGAACTGTTTATATGAGTGCTAGCACTTAAAATAGTCTGGTTGCAACAAGTCTCCTATCTTTGTGCTGCAAAAGTTTAATTCAGCGTCCATGCAAATTTTCGCCAAAATCATTTCCATCTTGTTCCACCCCTTGTTGGTCCTCACCTACATGTTGATGGTATTTCTGCTGGTTAATCCCTATCTTTTTGGTGTCCACAATATCCAGGAGCCTTTCGGAATGCAATTGATTCT includes these proteins:
- a CDS encoding OmpH family outer membrane protein, coding for MKEQTFNLIKKALLVLALVPAFAMAVQAQRIASVDVSRILESVGEYKAAEEELDKMASRWRQEIAQEYDKIKSLYNRFQAEQVLLSDEARRQREDEIMNKEKEVREMQRKRFSPDGDLFLRRKELVQPIQDRVYAAIEAYAKERGYDFIFDKGGSAGMIFSNPQYDKTEDIINRLK
- a CDS encoding HIT family protein translates to MASIFTRIINGEIPCHKVAETEDYFAFLDIRPMAVGHTLVIPKKEVDYIFDLEDEQLTGLHLFAKKVAKALEATVPCKRIGMAVIGIEVPHVHIHLIPLNSLQDITFTKPPVEVSPEEMAGIATAVAGKM
- the ricT gene encoding regulatory iron-sulfur-containing complex subunit RicT, with product MGCLGCTSCGTSSGTKGCNSNGGCSTGGCNRLNTYDWLSSLDIIDIDPLNIVELSFKNGVRKQFYRVADQVRVVTGDMVVAETGNGYDVGKVSLSGELVRLQMKRRRVDERSLTNFVLRRANERDLERLQEAREAELPTMVRARAIARTLGLDMKVGDVEYQGDKRKATFYYTADGRVDFRELIRHFAKEFRVKIEMRQIGARQESALIGGIGSCGRELCCSTWLTDFKSVSTAAARYQNLAINQVKLSGQCGRLKCCLNYELDTYLDALSDFPSGADRLVTQKGSATLIKTDIFKKILYYVYDHERGRGAIYPLDLSKVKEIQEMNSRGEKPEQFDVAATTNFVPEEDVFVDVTGEIELPDDKKRRKKKKKKRPQERGGEGDTQNRDERPRSPGGQNQGQGRSENRRPDQQRSNQQPPRGNNNPTQEPRGKNPQGPRPNNDPNNRSGGNPQGPRPNNDPNNRNSGGGNAGGGGRPNPRPPQPPRPPQNQGETGNKNNPPENNAGGSDTPAQGQGGDNRRRKNKRRR
- a CDS encoding glutathione peroxidase, with the protein product MDSIHRFKVEGIAGKKIDFADFKGKKILVVNVASECGYTPQYAQLQELYETYKEKLVIVGLPSNDFGGQEPGSNASIANFCKMRYGVSFPMTTKVHIKGVEIHPLYHWLTHKSQNGVMDSEVKWNFQKYLLNEDGQLIDTFPSSLSPLEEPLLSRISE
- a CDS encoding OmpH family outer membrane protein — its product is MSKFMKTGSFLIIALLCTVALQAQKFGYINSQAMMAELPKVKQADSDMEAFQKQLQKKGQDMVTAFQTKVQDFQKRVEAGEVPPKAQEEEEKKLEEERQKILAYEQEMTQQLQTKRDALLKPILDEFNAAVKAVATENGYQYVFDQGILLYFDAAMDVAPLVKKKLGLTQ
- a CDS encoding PrsW family intramembrane metalloprotease gives rise to the protein MFIQLLLAIFPAILIAWIIYRSDRHEREKWFPLTLCFFLGMLITIPVMKVQETFYNWGIDDPENLFWVCFNSFLVVAFTEELFKFLALFCFPYWRPFFNEPLDGIIYAVMISMGFALLENVLYAMEFSISTTALRGITAVPAHAVFATMMGYFVGKSKFKTQRKTQGRFLIMGLGIAVLVHGLYDFFIIQEFYDWLILLAIVTLVISIFFAMRMFKEEQEKSATLWQKNHPEETIDESEEIESNP
- the murI gene encoding glutamate racemase; protein product: MTTASQPIGVFDSGIGGLTVANAIVKKLPNEEIIYFGDTAHLPYGDKSADAIRYYCLRISKFLLDQGCKMIVVACNSASSAGYDVLLEFFRDQALFVNVVDPLVSAVAKRGFDKVGVIATKATVQSGIYHKQLHRVSPTLNVESLATPLLAPMIEEGFVHNQASKAILDMYLAHPGFVDIEALLLACTHYPLIRPEIDDYFQHQVEVFDSTRVVAEEVAFKLAQNGLLNPEKQHPHRFYVSDYTKSFEETTRLFYGEAIQLEQYQIW
- the greA gene encoding transcription elongation factor GreA: MTINYLTKEGFERLTGELDDMKTRGRAEAARAIAEAREKGDLSENAEYDAAKEAQGLLELRINDLEKQLANARVLDASEVDTSKVTVLAKVTIMNTKNKAKITYQLVSESEADLKAKKVSVSSPMGQGLLGKTIGETATVRTPNGDMQFKIVDISI
- a CDS encoding ATP-binding protein, encoding MRFQDIVGQTNTIGTLQYMVDANRLPHALLLLGPAGIGKRTLALALIQYLLCTNRSDGDSCGQCPSCLKTSKLIHPDVHFSFPVVGAGMTSDKFMPQWRQAIHENPYMDSNQWLQLIGAENKQGNINKDECQNIIRKLSLKTFEAPVKTLILWLPEYLGNEGNRLLKLIEEPPPQTHFILIAENSELILNTILSRCQLVKIPLLKDQDVVDGLSRWELGTNDKAWGIAHLANGNFNEAITIAGNKVSNDAGLLLDWLRKCYKGYGPDLVKWSESFATLGRENQKHFLLYGLHFMREFLIMLATGSSNARLQAEELSSAQNLAKVLNIDQVEQIVRLFNDCYQYVERNANPKILFLDASIQLHKTMKRWDV